The Dermochelys coriacea isolate rDerCor1 chromosome 13, rDerCor1.pri.v4, whole genome shotgun sequence genome includes the window gggggggggggagggtattaAGGAGCGGAAGTGGTGCGGGTTAGGGCAGCGTGTGGAGTTGGTGTGTGCTGAATTTAAAGGCGATGAGGTGCCTTAGGAGCTTTCATTGCTGTCTCTTGGGCCAGGTTGGTTGAATGATGGCCTCTCAGGACTCAGCCCTGCCTGAGCTGTTCACCAAAATAAAAGGTGCTGAAAGAACCTGGGACAAGGCAAGAGAAGATGATGGAGGAGGCAAGATATCCTGGGTGAAGGAAAGAAACAGCATCTGTGACCCAGATGCTGAAGGCCTAAATGGAGCCCTTCCAGCCAAGCTGctggaagaaggaggaggaaaccTGGAGTTGTCCCCATCTCCAATACTGGGTGAAAAGCATTTGATAATGCTGCAGACTGTGCACTTGAAGGAATGGGAAGATGACGTCCAGGGGGTCAGTCAGTTGAATattcagcagcagagtggggtgCACATGGTAGTACAACGAGGAGCAAGTGTCTTGCAGCCCTTGGTAGTAGTGCAACAGGGAGTAGGTGCTCAGCAGAATCTACCCACAGGTGTAGCAATAAGTATACAGGATGGTGTTTATACATTTCATGACCTGGAGGTGATGCAGATTAATGTTTTGCAAGAAAAAGTACAGGCAAAAGATGAAGAAAACCAGTCCATGGATAAATCCCCAGGAATGCTACTGATTAAGGTAGAGATACTGTCAGTGAAGATGAGATGATAACCTTTGGTCTGTAGTGTTATATTGGTAGACTTAAAACTaaaatctggtttaaaaaaatataaatgaaaaataaaaatcatggcTGTGACTTTTTAAATGAAGGGATTTAGACATATAAATCCCTTAAATgagttttttaaatctcagccTATATTATTAAAAAGCAATCTTTCCTATGTACATTACTGACAGTTTATTAAAGCTAAAagacttttttaaatttatttttctcatttctacattatttgcatttcagttaACTCAGATGTTCATAAGTATGCTGGTAGGTTTCTTTTCCTGGTTCTCACACATCAGTATAATACTGTAGTGTTTGGGTGTGAAAGTTGAAATGTTTAAAGCCAAACACAACTAGTTTTCACTTAGAACAAACTATTTGGAAAGTTCATGAAAACACTAGTATTGCTATAAATACTTGGCTTTGTAAATTTTGCTACAAAACTTAAATGTTGGGCCTAAAATACTAGACATTGTCCCTTTCAAGAGATGATGCATTATATTTTATAGTCTTGAGAGTAGTAGTGATCACACTGAGTATTAAAACCTGTTTAGTTAACAAAAATTCAGTTACAATACCATAGTAACTGCCACATGATTTGGAATTAATACAAATATACTGCATAAATCCTatattaattttacaaaaatataatttataaaaattacatttattttccttgttttttcttgAAATGTAGAGTCCTACTAATTATATGAAAGAAGCTGAAAATATAAACTTTTATAGTCTCATTGCTATAGTCTCAAGAAGAAGgtctaaaatgtttttaaacctgtaaagattcagggccagattttaaaaattgctcagCACTCAGTAGCTCCCGTTTAGGAACTTTACATGAATCTGTtaattttttcagaagtgctcaactTCCTGCAGTTTCCACTGAGTTGAAAATCTGCCCACTCAATTTCGATGCCTAAATGACcttttttgaaaattgggccccaACTGTGGGTGCTAAGTGCTTGAAAACTGTCCCCCAAAGTCTGTTCCTGTTCCTGTTGAGGTATATGTCAAAACTCATTGATTCAGTAGGCCCCAAATCAAAATCCCTGCAGATTATGTACCAAATAACTAGCTGTAAATGAGAATTAATTGGTGGGTATTTATTGTATTCTACTTGCTGGTACAGATAGCCTCTGCTGCTTTGCCACAAGCATGGTTAGATTGAGACCATTTGTTTTCTTGATGAAAtgtaaaactttttattttttaaactagatTGATAGAAGTAAAGATCTACATGCAGTTGAAGGTAAGGTCCAGCAACTGCCTCCAAatgaagagggaagagaaaaggacATTTTCACTGTTGAGAAAGCAAAGATCTTGAGCTGTAAAGCCAAAGATGATATGTCAGTGTCGCACTATGAACACAAAGAGCAAGAAGAACAAGCAGTTATAAAAAAAACTGACACTCTAGAAGCTCAAACAAACACACAGCATAGGAAAAAAGGTGGTAAGTTGACTATGCagtatatgacaggtttcagagtagcagctgtgtgtctaaggtgccacaagtactccttttctttatgcagtaTATTTAGAAAACAGATTGAAGTCCTGTAAGTAACTTCCACTCTTTATGGTTAGATTAAGTTAAGGTTAGAACTACTACTGAAATTTGAAAGAATGAATAACACTTTCTGACCTTACCTGATAAAAATTTTTAATCAGTGTGATGTCACTGTAAAGTTTCAACAGAGAAATTATTCAGATTACTGCCTCAATCATCTGCACTTTGAGTAATTTGAAGTATTTGAAACTGGCTCCATAGCTAAGGTTCCATTGAGTTTTCCACTTAATGTTGAATGTAAATGCTTAATAATTAAACATGAAGAGTTGTAAAATCATTCTGAGATTTGTACTCTTTAGAGCCTTCTTGGTAACCTTAATATTTAAAATCATTGTCTTCTGAAATCCTTAGATTATAAATTTTTCAGTCTCCTACAATACGACAAACTCGAAGGTGAGAAAAACTTATAATTGCACTGAGTGCTTTACCAAGTATAAGCCCAGAATAGGGTAATTCATGGTGGAGGAAAATACAGAAAGCTATTTGTTATAACTCATCTGCggtgggttttttgtgttttgttttagttttgctaTGGAAACTGATGGAGCTCTGGATCTTCATGGATAACTCCCATTCTCTGCAGCTCCCTTCTTGATTCCCCTGTTGGGATCCTGGCTTCCCTGTCCATGTGCATCCTGCTTGTCCCATCTAGTTCCCCTGCTACCATACCAGCCCCTCATCCTGGCTGCCTCTGTGCTTTCAGTTTGCTCTCATCCGTGTCTTCACTTTCAGCTTTTTTTTGGTTGTGATAATGGGAGTTCCAGTTCAACAGACCTAATAAGGTTTGCCAGAGCAGAGTTTCTGTCTGGTGAGCCATAAGAGTTTTCCAGGTGTAGAAGCAGTCTCTGTAACAGTGACAGACTTCATGTGCCCCATGCCACCATGTCTCAGCCTTTAACAGAAGGCAGAAGGAAGGGGAGGTTTGCAGGCAAAAACACTTAGCAGCAACAGAGGCAAATAGggtgcaggagattggggtgggCAGACAGATAAAGTTGACTAAAAAGCAAAGTTCTTACTTTGCTGGTGAGGCAGGTTTTCTGTCTGCTGTACTTAATAAGATGGATTCCTGATTTGATGCGTCTTACTAGCTATGCCAGACAATGCCTCCCTGTGGCCAAATTTACAAGGTTTGGAGGAGCCTATGGGTGGTTCCAAGAAGCAGTTTTTTGTGTGGGTATGAACTGATGAATAAAATAATGATAAAGTACTTTTGTGTGTTATTCATTGAAGTATACTACTATCTGCATGTCCTGATACAGGCACATGAATTCTGTAGAAATATTTGTTGGCTTCAACGTCAGTGGTCATCGTAAAGAATCGGCTTGACCCAGACCTGAGATAATGGTTCCAGGAAAGCTGTCTATATATTACACTGTATGCCATTTGGCAACTCTGAATCTGCTTGAAAGCTGAAAATGTTCCACATTTCCtcaatttattttctaaagaaattcCTTACTTCTATTATGTGAGTTTGCAGGTGTTATAtaatcagcatggagtacagTTCTCTTTGACCACTTAAGGAACCAACATTCTGCTGCATTTGCATTCTTGAAGTTCAAGCGATAGATTAAGGGGCTTTAAACTATAATAGTTTTTTTGTCTATACTTTACATATTCAGAGGCTTGAAAATGCTGAGAATCATAATTAATCTGCCATTTCTAGGCTTTTATAATAAGTATAGGAGGTTGTCTCACTAGTTAATGAAGCTGACATCAGAGGCGTATTCCACAGGATATAAGCATCTAGATGAGCTAAATGTTAAAGATACTCTCAAGGGAGGGAGGATTATCCATTGGTGTGAGTTAGACTAGGAGTCGTGCTTCTAGGATTTTGTTCCCAACTGTACCACTAACTCAGTGTATGATTTTGGATGAATCACTTTAAACTCTTTTTATAATAGGTATAATAATACCTTTCTGACAGGCTTAatttttggaaagcactttgaggtaCTCTTATGAAAGATACtgcagaagtgcaaagtattattacttAATCTAGGAGGTTTAGTTAGGAAATTGGCATTATTCTTTAAGTCAAATAATTGTTTTGTGGCTCATGTGACCTAAATACGTCTCTATTCTCATAGGGGAAAAGGTGATCTTCCATTGTGATCTGTGCGCATTCACCTCTCTTAGAATGTCAAGTCTTAATCGTCACATGAAAACCCATTCTGATGAAAAACCCCATGTGTGTCACCTCTGCCTTAAGGCTTTCCGTACAGTTACTCTCCTGCGTAACCATGTGAATACACATACAGGTATACTTAGTATGTAAGAATGTGCTCCTTTTACTTGGTGTCTGCCAGATTTAAGTGGCATTGAAATGATCTTGTCTTCGGCCACCAGTCTGCCATCTAAACCCcccattgattttattgggaGTTCCGTATGTAGAGTGGTGACATGACATGGCTTtagtgtttatatataaatatatacataaataaataaaaatataaaaatagtcaACAGAACCATCCTCAAGgtgaaatgaattaaaatatcGAATTCCTGTGCTCATGACCTGGTCTGTCTCCTTTAATATCTGTGggcctttttctttctaatattttaaaataggtaTGTAATACATAAACCTTGCATTCATAATacatttatagttttaaaatatttgcatctaAAAAAATTTCACATCAATTTTTGATATTAAAACTGTTTTCATTAATGTGTAAATGCTTATTTACTACTGAGAAATTACACAGATacgcctttttaaaaaattttaaataatatgtTCTTACAGGGACCAGACCATATAAGTGCAGTGACTGTGAGATGGCATTTGTGACCAGTGGTGAGCTTGCACGACACAGACGATATAAGCACACTCTAGAAAAACCCTTTAAGTGCTCAATGTGTAAATATTCTAGTGTAGAAGTAAGTGCAGTACTACTGAATCTCTTTTTTTGGGGTAGGGGGGTGTATGTTTTCAAATACAAAGGCCTGATATGCTGTGAGTTCAGTAGGTTTTTACACAGATGTGTAAAATTACTCATGAGCAAAGTGCTCGAAGGATTGGAAACTAATGGTGCACCTTCATATTGTCTTTATTTACCTTAGTTTTACAAAACTCATTAACCGTAGCAGATACACGGGTCAGTAAATGACGTATGTAACCGCATAAGTTAAGTTACAGTATTGACACTGAACAACTGGGTTGAGTTGGGGAGATTCTCCTTAGTGCAGAAGGTTTGTGCATTGCTGTTTCCACCATTCTAACCCCATTACTTCCCTCCACAGAAGAGCAGTGGCCACACAGGTAGCTGCTACAGTCCCTGCACACCACAAAGGAGAGCTCTGCACTGATCCCATAGATTGGCATGGAGATTGTCACAGGGGCATGTGTAAGCGGagggagatattggatctccagATTCAATGGCCCAGAAACTTGTCCTGGCCACAAAGGGCTGAGTTTTCAGCCCCAGGATCCAGCCAAACATTGAGGGAGTGAATTCCATCCCTCCACCTCCAGGTGCCTTCACAAAGCCCAATTAATAAAACTTTCAGAAGTAGAGGATGAATTTCATTATTTATGAAGAAGCCTTtcaaaaaataaagacatttattCAGAATCATCACATTCTTattttgtctggtttcagagtagcagccgtgttagtctgtattcgcaaaaagaaaagaagtacttgtggcaccttagagactaacagatttattagagcataagctttcatgagctacttagagactaacaaatttatttgagcataagccgatgaagtgagctgtagctcacgaaagcttatgctcaaataaattttagtctctaaggtgccacaagtactccttttcttattttgtctgcTCACTCATTCTTCTGTGTGAGCtcttgtatttttttaagttaacatTTTCTGTGTTTATCAAACCCTTTTTTTGAAAACATACcaacaaatacattttcttttaatattttttctagttATTTTCTAACAGTAAAATGGCTGTAGGATCAGGGTCACTGTAAATACATCATGCAGCAAACAGGCACTtgattaactttatgcacatgagtaggCTTGTTATAGTCAGTTGTTACTGCTAATGTTTAATATTAAGCACTTGCttagtgtttgtaggattggtaTCTATAGTGTAGTTCTgggtcaaataaaataaaaactagaaaATGCCAGAGGTTCACATGGAATAGTAAGCATTCAGTCATGCACCTACATTTTGTGTGCACTATTTTTGCAGTTACGTTGTTAAATGACTATTAAGTGCCTGACATGCTGTGCCCAAATTGCAACTGTGTACAGACCTTGCCTGTTCCTCTTTTCAAAATGTGGTCCCTTAATGCTTCACATGTATTGTGCTAGTAGATTTTGAATAGTATTTAAATCtaaattgaaatgattttttaaaaatattaaatgtactctgtacttttctctttttttaagtaAGGGTCTTATTAATCACTTTTTGCTATTACAATATTACAACCTCACATTGAAGTTTCTGAGAGTTTTGCTTGAGAGAGTGCAGTTAGGATTTGATGCAGCACAGACTTAAGCACATCCATGATTTTTACTTGAGTAGTGACATTGAGTGAGGCTATTTGTGGATTAAATTAAGCATGTATGTAAATCTTTGCCAGATTGAAGCCAATGTGATGAGCAAATATGTTACTTAGTATTGGCCTTTCCATTTTTTCtctatattttcaatttttctttggCTGGCATTTTCACAGCTGCCTAAGGAAGATAGGTGCCCTCATTAGgatgctttgaaaatcctagcctttGTGCATTTGATAGAGGTGTACGCAGGGCCAGTTTTACTATTTCCCCCTATATAGtcattttccccttttgtttgtgtgggtcttcaACGCTCTATGCAGGGAAGGAATATTAAAAATACCCCTAAAAATTGTGATTGCAAATCCACTAAAATTGAAAAAGTGTTTTAATGAGGGGTGTAGAACTTGAAATTACTatatttgttctgtaaaatgggttagattttaaattgacagtgtcccttaaATATGGGTGGTGTTGAAATAAATTTTTGAATTTTACACTAGGCAAGCAAATTGAAGCGTCACATTCGTTCACATACAGGAGAGCGTCCTTACAACTGTTATCTCTGTAGTTATGCTAGCAAAGATACCTATAAGCTGAAAAGACATATGGTAACTCATTCAGGTAAGACTTAGTCATGTAAtggttaatatatatattttacagttttGGTAAATCTGTaggactatatttttttaaactgacctcAATCCAGCCTCTGAAATTGCTGCTGCAGTTTTAAGCAGACAGTTTTTCACCTATGTTTTGTGTGTCACAAGAACATACATGGAAAAATGTTCATGTAAAATTGTTAGGTCtgtttttaaaactacttttgaaaatttggcctatcagattataacaatttttaaattgtgttcaTTTTGTTTAAACTGACCTTTACTGATATGAAATAAAAAGTTCAATGTCTTCTCTTGTGTGCTCTTGTTTTCTGTGATCCAGTTTTCAGTTTTGTATCAGGCCTGGTTAATTTTACATGGCATGTGTCTGACAGTcaggagggtttaaaaaaaatagctgtcCCAAAATGTGGGCATGACTGTGGCACATCTGTTTCCTAAAAATACAGTCtcttcatttaaattattttggcaAATGAATAACTGCAAATCCTGTAATTATAACTTgtactattttaatatttatggCAAAATAACAAAAGTAATTTGTTCCTGCTGTGCTCTCCTGTTTCCTTATGGAATCCCAGTGAAGACAGATTACAAAATCTGCTTgcgagcagaatttagcccaattCAGTGTTAGCAATTTTCCATTTTCCTACATTAAACACAGCAGAAAAGAACGaactaattaatattttaagttaCATAAATGGCGTTGTACTGTCATTAGTTCTGCTCACAACTTCTGTAGGCTAAAATCCTGCACTGGGATCAGCTCTAAGCTAATGTGGACCTCTGCACACATCATGCAGTATTCCTattcctactgaagttaatgattTTCTGTACGGGCACAGAGATTTGTGCTGGTAGATCACAATGCAGTATCAGGGCCATAGACGTCCATGGGAGAAGTGTGTTTGTATCAAATATATATGTACAGCCGCTGAGCATATATTATCTAACTTCTCATGCTTTTTTCATAGGAGAAAAACCCTATGAATGTTATGTTTGTCAGGCCAGATTCACACAAAGTGGTACCATGAAAATCCATATATTACAGAAGCATAGTGAAAATGTGCCCAAATACCGGTGTCCACATTGTAATACATTTATTGCAAGAAAAAGTGATTTGGGTGAGTttggatttaagaaaaaaatggaatgCAATTGCATAGGGAATTTGGTATCTTTTCTTACTGTTCATAATGCTATAAAAATGTTCTTTGACTTATTTTTATCATTAACTAAAGTATTCCTAGGGAAAAAATATTCATGAATTTCTCCTGCTGAGGGGATGTGGTGCCATCTTATGGTTGCTATAGATTGATACAGTTATAATGCTCCACATCAAGAGTTAACATTTGCACGATTTTATTAAATACCTGTGGCATTAAGAAAatccattttccaaagtgacagcCGTAACAAAAATCTAGGCCATAGATTCTCTACTGCACAGAGTGGAAACTCAGTGTGGCAGAAGGAGCAGACCTTGATGGGACTGTCACAGTTTCCAGATTctgttccagccccagcccaagcgTGAAATAAAAGTGGGTTTCAGACCAGAAATCTGAGGAGCTAGAAATATATTGAATGTTTTTAATACACTGATATCCTTGAATATATAAGATCAGCTTGTACATTTGTATTTGtcctttaatgtttttttaactttacttGTGAATTGTGGAGCATTTTGCAAATGAGACTTCAAAGAGTACCAGGAATCTCATTCATAATCAATTAATATACACTTTATGATCTTTTAATCTTGCGTTCATATATGTTTAGTAGGCAATATTTGTACTATAGAAATTCTAAATTCCATTAAGCAGCTATAGCAGATCTATTTTCAGGTTCTGTAAGATTTATGTGACATGACAGATTATGGTGTACAGTACATAGAGATGACCTTTAACTCTTTGGGTCTTTTCCCATCAAGCAAAAAGCAAACCACTATATTCTGATGTAGATACCTACATTCTTTATAcaattcatggatttttttttctcacctgCAAGTAATATCACTACAGGCTGGTGTATATGCAAATTTCTGCTTAAAATACCATAAATGGAAGCTGGATATATGCAGATTAAATTTTCAGTTATACAAACTACTATATTGCAAATACAAACCCACATGAGTTTCCGAGATAATTATGATTATACTGACTCTGTATCTGAAACAATACTTCATTTGCATACCAATAAAATTATAAGTATCCATATAGTTCACTTGTAAATTGATGTGTTTTAGTAATATGAAGTCCTCATAGAAACCAGATTTTCATTAACAAGCCACCGTATTAGAAATACAACCTATTTGTTATAATTGAGTCAGTATAACTGACAGGTTCCAAACAAATTTATAcacaaaggccaagattttcaaactagGAGCTTAAAGTTAGAGTCTTAAATGGATACTTAAGTGCcaacctgattttcaaatgtgctgaatATCCAAAAGTTCCGATTGGGGTTAACACTGCACATTTGTTCAGCTTCTTGTACAAAGGCTTGTGCATTCatcacaagtgtgtgtgtgtgtgatttgatTAAATATGTTACCATAGTGGGCTCCTGGTGCTTGAATGAGGTGGGTTGAGgcataaagggccagatttttaaaggtatttgggtaCATAAAGATAGGCACCTAGGCACATTTGGAAAACCTACTAAAGGCCTAACTCAAATTGAAATTAATATCTATTCATAAAGGTAGAACTACGATAGGGTGTTTACTTATGGACTATGTCTTTGTTCAGAGATTATCACCTAATAAGCACCTATTGATTGTCAAAAAGCCCACGTATACTGCAGGTACCACATTACAATAAATATCATTTTGGGCCAGATTATCAaagatacttaggtgcctaaagatgcagaatgatttcaatgggaggtagGTGCCCAAAcagcttaggtgcttttgaaaatcccactaagcgcctaaacagcttttgaaaatctggtcctttgtgCTGCTGCCCCAAAGGTGATGCCAGTAGACTGTTTTTTGGCTCCTGTACAGAAGTAGTAAGAGGTCTGAAAGGTTCCTTGTCAGCTTTCTTTCGCACAACCACACCGCCCGTAGGCCTATTCCAGGCTATGTACAGACTAGCCTTTTGTCTGAAACTATGGACATCCAGAAATCCATCTTCAGCTACCACAACTTTTCAATGTAATGATCTGTAAAACTGTTTTAGGCGTTCACTTACGAAACCTGCATTCCTACCTGGCTGTAGCGATGAAGTGCCGTTATTGTGAAGCTCTTTTCCATGAGCGCTATGCTCTTATTCAGCACAAGAAAACTCATAGAAATGAAAAGCGATTCAAATGTGATCGATGCAGTTATGCATGCAAGCAGGTATTTACATTAATTGGAGTGTGATAGCTTATTCAGCTGATATTTCTGTGGGGTAGGCTTGGTTTTGGGGATATATTTGCTTTGATCATAGTTATTTGTTACCACAGTCTAGCTAAAATACTGTGTTTATATTTATTTGCAAGATAACTGgtttatgaataaataataaattagtagtgcaaaaaaaaatctaaaactattTGCTTATGAAAAATCATTCAGACATGATCTGTTTGAAAGTAGAAAATAAGGGCAGTTATTTTCGCTGCCATTGTGATAACAAAACATGGTATTTGCATCTTATTTGTAGTATTCAACATGTATAAAATTTTTTCAATCCGAACTGgtatttatataaaacaaataacAATATACTATAAAAGTGGCTTTGAAGCCATGCAATATAAAATGTCAGGAAAGACTGGATTCCTAGAGTAGGTTATTTTTCATAAGAAGTAATTTGACATAGGATACTGTATTCCTTGCCTAatttatttataggtttcagagtagcagccgtgttagtctgtattcgcaaaaagaaaaggagtacttgtggtaccttagagactaacaaatttatttgagcataagcttttgtgagctacagctcacttcatcggatgtagctcacgaaagcttatgctcaaataaatttgttagtctctaaggtgccacaagtactcctttttttaatttatttatagaatttacatttttaatagatTAGATGTACCCCATATCTTACAGATGTAGACAGCTCTTTAGAAACTTCATTACACAGCTTTGTTCATACCCTCAATCAGCTTGGCTCTATTTATCTGGCCAGGCTGAAACAAACTTCTTGACAAACAAAGTTGACCTTTTGTTATCAGAATGTATTTCTACATATTTTTATCTCATACCTATTCTAGAAGGAATTTTCATACATCTGAAAATGGAAGAATTAAACCATGCTATAGGTTTCATAAGTTTTTTGCTATATCAGTAACATAGGGAAGCATATTTATCCCAATATATAACCCTTATTGTCTTTGTTTCATTCCTGGATGGTGTGATTAAAGAGTTACGTACACTCTAGACTAATCATTTTACACTATATATCAGTCcaaagaaactttttttattgGATGCTCTGATTAGAGAATTATTTGCAGACGTGATGAATTTTCATCCTCTTAAGTTGTATTTAGAAATCTGTCatgtttaaaaactgaaatatgtgGCCATGCTCTATGGAATATTTATTTGTTATAACAGTTTATTAACTCCATTATTACCTTTACATTAGCAATGTATGTACTATACATTAGCACAATTAAAATCTTCACAAGCCAAAGGAATAAACATGCTATGGTAGTATAAGTTTTTCTAAAAAGAACTCATAAAAAACACACAGGATTCTTTCATTGACACTCCTGCTCTAAGTGCTTTTTGGACTCTCATTGGAAAAGTGTGAAAATTTAGTGACTTGTTCTGCCTGTTGATTTCATCGCACTCAGGAAGAGACATTAAAATATAGAGAGAAGATAACTAAATATGGGTCAAAATCATGGATTCTTAATCGGACAAGCATACTCTGTAGTAGAAAGGGATATTTAACTTTTAAGGCTGGGCTTTTAAGGCCATTAAAACGATGTATAGCATTTATCTTGCCATTGCTCCCCTGAAGAGGGtaacaaaatgtaaaatactgAGAGCTCAGTATATGGGTTTTCACGTGTGTTCTTTATAACTTCAACAGCTTATTAATTTTAATCAATTTCTGTTGAATTAAAACAACTTTGCCCTCTGAACTCACCAGTTACCACTTGTCAGAGGAAAGGAGGGCACAGGCATTCTCTTATCTAGTCAGCTGTCCACTTGTCTGGGGAAAAGAGGGCAGGAGGCAAGCCAGACCTTGAAGAGGTTTTTGAAGCTGCAGTATGCAGGTGTGCTTTCTCCACAAGCAGCAATCTTTTCTACCCTGTCTGATACCGTTGTTATTAGTCATTCCTTCTCACTGTTCATTACATAGGCCCTGATGTGCTAGCATAGACTGTTCCCTTACAGAGTTGCATTTCCTTCAGCACGTCTCCAGCTGCATGTAATGATCCATATCAGTAGATCTCACTGCATCATCGCGGCCATGCAAACTCAGCAGGGGTAGAGTTTCCAATGGACAGTAGGAGACAAGGTCTTAAGAACCCACCAACtctagaaaataacattttttaaaaatcaaaaccattAACTTGTTCTCTCATTTTTCTGGAAAGGTTTGTTTTGTTCCAACCATTCTTTAAAACGTTGCACAGTAAAATAATTGACACTCTTGAATATTCTGGTAAAGTGAAAGATTTAGGAAAATACAaactaaatcatagaatcatagaatatcagggttggaagggaccccagaaggtcatctagtccaaccccctgctcaaagcaggaccaagtcccagttaaatcatcccagctagggctttgtcaagcctgaccttaaaaacctctaaggaaggagattctaccacctccctaggtaacgcattccagtgtttcaccaccctcttagtgaaaaagtttttcctaatatccaatctaaacctcccccattgcaacttgagaccattactcctcgttctgtcatctgctaccattgagaacagtctagagccatcctttttgaaaccccctttcaggtagttgaaagcagctatcaaatcccccctcattcttctcttctgcagactaaacaatcccagctccctcagcct containing:
- the CTCFL gene encoding transcriptional repressor CTCFL isoform X1 codes for the protein MMASQDSALPELFTKIKGAERTWDKAREDDGGGKISWVKERNSICDPDAEGLNGALPAKLLEEGGGNLELSPSPILGEKHLIMLQTVHLKEWEDDVQGVSQLNIQQQSGVHMVVQRGASVLQPLVVVQQGVGAQQNLPTGVAISIQDGVYTFHDLEVMQINVLQEKVQAKDEENQSMDKSPGMLLIKLTQMFISMLIDRSKDLHAVEGKVQQLPPNEEGREKDIFTVEKAKILSCKAKDDMSVSHYEHKEQEEQAVIKKTDTLEAQTNTQHRKKGEKVIFHCDLCAFTSLRMSSLNRHMKTHSDEKPHVCHLCLKAFRTVTLLRNHVNTHTGTRPYKCSDCEMAFVTSGELARHRRYKHTLEKPFKCSMCKYSSVEASKLKRHIRSHTGERPYNCYLCSYASKDTYKLKRHMVTHSGEKPYECYVCQARFTQSGTMKIHILQKHSENVPKYRCPHCNTFIARKSDLGVHLRNLHSYLAVAMKCRYCEALFHERYALIQHKKTHRNEKRFKCDRCSYACKQERHLIVHKRTHTGEKPFTCVCCSKCFRQKQLLTVHFRKHHDSNFKPTVYECPKCGKGYSRWNNMHKHAESCGLVRAKSVTRRKGNKGKKKRCDRLKRDVKQEAVDLGSFQDVSFVNTECCASEIVPVVYGIETSTPREQKTEMTCEMILNMMDK
- the CTCFL gene encoding transcriptional repressor CTCFL isoform X2, with protein sequence MMASQDSALPELFTKIKGAERTWDKAREDDGGGKISWVKERNSICDPDAEGLNGALPAKLLEEGGGNLELSPSPILGEKHLIMLQTVHLKEWEDDVQGIDRSKDLHAVEGKVQQLPPNEEGREKDIFTVEKAKILSCKAKDDMSVSHYEHKEQEEQAVIKKTDTLEAQTNTQHRKKGEKVIFHCDLCAFTSLRMSSLNRHMKTHSDEKPHVCHLCLKAFRTVTLLRNHVNTHTGTRPYKCSDCEMAFVTSGELARHRRYKHTLEKPFKCSMCKYSSVEASKLKRHIRSHTGERPYNCYLCSYASKDTYKLKRHMVTHSGEKPYECYVCQARFTQSGTMKIHILQKHSENVPKYRCPHCNTFIARKSDLGVHLRNLHSYLAVAMKCRYCEALFHERYALIQHKKTHRNEKRFKCDRCSYACKQERHLIVHKRTHTGEKPFTCVCCSKCFRQKQLLTVHFRKHHDSNFKPTVYECPKCGKGYSRWNNMHKHAESCGLVRAKSVTRRKGNKGKKKRCDRLKRDVKQEAVDLGSFQDVSFVNTECCASEIVPVVYGIETSTPREQKTEMTCEMILNMMDK